The Setaria viridis chromosome 6, Setaria_viridis_v4.0, whole genome shotgun sequence genome includes the window TGCCCTAATAGAAATGCACCAACTGATGCTTAAATAATGGGAACTCCGGGTCAGTGGTGCTTTAGGTACTTTCTGGTCAATTGGATCAACTGCCAAGATATATTGGGTGAAAACATTGTATATTAACTGGATGATTCACACTTAACCTAAAGAAACTTTGCAAGTTAGGGCGTGACAACAACATAAACAAAAAGCAAAACCAAGTTTTGTCTGTTCTAAGGTAGGATGGCTTCCACCAAATGTACACTACTGTTTTTTTAGTTCTGCTTGATGTAACTGGAATGTCGTGATCTTATTATATACTGTTTAGGTCATTGACACATAGATGAACAGCAATATTCACTACTAGGGAAAAcaccattagtaccggttgggaacccactttagtaccgggtggaccgagtagacctttagtaccgggtggaaccgccacccggtactaaagagggtcaCATGGGACTCCTTGGGGACTATCCATTAGGCCCAGTActtcacattagtaccggatcaaaatgCAACCGATACTGAGtctcgggacgaatgctcatTTTTTTAATAGTGATTGTTATTCCACTTCTCTCCTGTTGTCTATTTCTACTCAGGTTTAGCAATTAAAATGTTGTGACTTGTTCATGTGTCTACTTGGTAGGCAGGACATGGCTACAGGTTCCACTCCGAAGACTGGCAAGGCTCTTGATCCAAAGGTCTCTCTCTTTGGGCTATTTCAATCACCTTTTTGACAGTACCTCAGGGTGCTGCAGTTTACGATGTGTAGGAAGTATTTGAGGATCTTGACAATAAAAGTTTTTATTCTTTTGGTGTCAGCAGACAGTCAGAAGGCTTGCTCAGAATCGCGAAGCTGCACGCAAAAGCCGGCTGCGAAAGAAGGTGAGTGACTTTTCGAGCATCAGCTACTTGGAAACTGGAATTTTTCAGCTGTGACTTTCCCAAGTTGTTGACAGGTAAAAGTTTTGTCAATGTGCCATAGGCTTACATCCAGCAACTTGAGAGCAGCAAACTGAAACTTGCTCAGATGGAACAGGACGTGCAGCGAGCCCGTTCCCAGGTACAAATTGTACCCCTGTGTGTGTGTTTGCCTGCTGACTACGAACTCAACATCTGAAACAATGAGATCTCTGAACTTGTATGTGTTTTTAGGGTCTCTTTCTTGGAGGAGGTCCAGGTGCAAACACCAGCTCAGGTTGTCTGTAATTTGATCCTCCTTTCTCAACGTTCTCTTCATCAGCATGTGTTGTCTTACTGGATATAGTGGCCGTCCATGGTCAGGCGCCGCGATGTTCGACGTGGGGTACGCCCGATGGCTGGACGACCACGGCCGGCGCATGGCCGAGCTGCAGGGAGCCCTGCACTCGCATCTGCCGGATGGTGACCTCAGAGCCATCGTCGACGACACCCTGACTCACCATGACGAGCTCTTCCAGCTCAAGGTCGTGGCAGCCAAGTCCGACGTGTCCCACCTCATCAACGGAGCGTGGACGACCCCGGCGGAGCGTTGCTTTCTCTGGATGGGTGGATTCAGGCCCTCTGATCTGCTCAAGGTATGAACTTGTGTCTGACAACCGATAAACATACAAGCTACCTTCCCCAAGATTCGTAAGCTGAATTAAGGTTGATTTTGTCAGTTGACACACGCAGGTCAAGCAAAAACCTCACTCACTAGACAGTTTGTTATTACGGTGAATCAGTTCATTCACCAATCAAACTAGTAGAGTGAAAATGGACTCGAGCTAAATATGAGCTCATACATGTATGGTTTACTAACCTTCTCATGTTTCTGCAGACACTGCTACCCCAGCTAGATCCCCTGACTGAGCAGCAAGTGGTAGGCATATGCAACCTTCAACGGTCATCACAGGAGGCAGAGGAAGCTCTCTCCCAGGGCCTGGAGCAGCTGCATCAGTCACTAGCTGACACCATGGCAGGTGGATCTCTGATTGACGACATCAACATGAGCTTCATGGGTCAAATGGCCCTTGCCCTCGGCAAGCTGGCAAACCTTGAAGGTTTTGTGATACAGGTTATGGTTTCTCATCAAATCTTGAATCTCAATCAATACATCACTATGTCAGTATTATATTTACCATATAGATATTAGATACTACACAAGGGCTGATATGGTACTCCTCATTTCAATCAACTTTGTAGACGAGCAATGAAATACGtgatgaaaaaaaatagttgcAGCAATAATTTATCCAGGGAAACTTTATCCATCTGGTCCCACCTGCATCATATTACCTCATCAGTACCACTAGTGTCCCAAATAGGCAACTGTTCTTTGTAGACAATGTCAAAAATTTAATTTATAGAATTTGCAACGCATTATATAAGATCATGCCATCAGCAATTATACATGTTTATGTCTGTCTGCATTCTGGAAAGAAATGACTTGTCAACTAGACATGTAACAATATGCTTTTGGAATGCATCTGCATAAGTATAATCATAGCATGGGGTAACCATAAGTCTATTCTTCAGTAGCAATTACTTAAACTAATAGGATGCCAAGAATAATGTCCCTGCAATGTGTGCTAAAACTAAATGTTTAATTTCCAGGCTGATAACTTGAGGCAGCAGGCTCTTCATCAGATGCACCGGATTCTGACAGTTAGGCAGGCAGCTAGGTGTTTCTTGGCCATTGGTGAGTACCACAATCGTCTTCGTGCCCTAAGCTCCCTCTGGGCTTCTCGACCTCGAGAGTAAGCACCATGCAGTTCCTATATTGTCCCTACCTTAAGTTGATTTAAGAAAGAAGTACCCAACCGCTAGTCGTTGAAGGAAGTATTCAGTATTCACTAATGATTGGGCAATTGAAGTACACATTAAACAAGATTGATCCAGGGATTCTGTAGAGGCATCCTAAACTAATACCAAGATGTGCCCTACTAAATCAGCAGGGAATGGACCGCCCTCCTACCAGCAATCAAAAGTCAGCAAGCAACCataccaaaaaaaataaaaataaagtcCATACTCCCTTAAAAAAAAGGGCCATGCTATGGCACATTTTTCTCTTTCCAGATGTTTGGCCAACTAACTGGATTCTATAAATTTAAAGAATTAGCTGAATAGCTATAGCATATTTTTTCAAGATGCTTCCCCAATGTATTTATTATTGATAGTGCCTGTATTGCCTGCAGGATGCTGGTGGCAGATGAAGGCAATTGTGGAGAGATAAGCGTTGCGACACAGCCATCCCAAAGCCAATTTTCCAGCCTTCTGACGCATGCTGTGGAACTAACCTTCAGCTTAGGAGCAAGAGAAAAATGACCGGGAAGAGAAGTTTTGGATGCTGGAAGACATCTGGGCTACAGAAGAGAGCTGGGAAGTGCAGGAAGCTTTAGAACAAGGAGTGTTTCtggaattttctttttgggGAACCAGTGTTTCTGAGAATGTGCAGAGAGAAACAACTGCTAGGAGGCGCTGAAAGTTCTAGATCCCATTGTCCACATTATGATAAATAAGCGCCTTCAGATCCTCTTACGACGAAATCAATGATCCATGAATGATCCGGATGCATTTTGCAAATTGTATCAGTACTAGATTGCTTTGCAAGTGTTAAGATTGAGTCATGAATGATCCATGCTTATAGTAAAATTTCATGTATAAGACAGTCgctgaaagtctgaaaccagGGTTGCTGGACATCCCCcacaggcaaaaaaaaaataaaaaaaatcacctaCTATTTGCAGTgtgccttgtttagttcccaatttgggataggcaaaattggtattttgccataaatgcgcaactgtagcgtttcgtttgtatttgtgaattattgtccaaatattgactaattaggctcaaaagattcgtctcgcaaagtacaacaaaactgtgcaagtagtttttgatttcgtctacatttaatactccatgcatgtaccgcaagtttgatatgatgaagaatcttctttttgaatagtgttaaagttgggagtttgaagTGAAGTAAACATTGTCTCACTTGCCAGATTCACACTATCTCCCCCAATCCCCCAGGCGGCCAAatccccaccgccgcctctcTCTCGGCTCTCGCATCTGAGCATCTGGCGActggcgccccgccgccccctacCCCCACCGCACGGTGCCTCGCCCTCCCTGCGGCCTCGTCGCCTCAGCTGCCGTCGCCGCTCCCTCCCTGGCTCTCGCATCTGGCTCACTCTGTTCTTTCTGAACGCTAGGTTCCGGCCTGCCCACCCCCACTCGTCGCCGACGGCCGCCGCTACGCTCCTCCCCCTCCCATGCCGGCCCCTCCTCAAGCACTAACCCCCACCCTCCACGCATCCTTCCTGTGCTCCCTCGCGCTCACCCTCCTCCGAGCCGGCCgcctctccgccgcctcccaaATCGTCTCCTCGTTCCCTGCCTCCCCTCCGGCtagcctcctccgccgcctcatcCCTGCCCTTGCTTCCtcgggcctcgccgccgccgcagtccgcTTCCGCCCCCTTCCAGGTGACCCCCACACACTCAACTCGATCATCCTCTCCTACTGCAACCTCCGCTTGCTCCGCCCCGCGCTGGGCCTCCTGCGTTCCTCCTCCACGCCCCAGTCTCAGGTTGCGGTTGATACCGTTAGCTACAACATATTCCTCGCTGGCCTCTCCGAGCAGGGCCATGGGAAGCTCGCTCCGCCCGTGCTTGCCGAGATGTGCAAGCGCGGCGTGCCCTTCGATGGGGTCACCGTCAACACGGTGCTCGTGGGGTTGTGTAGGAGCGGCCTGGTGGATGAAGCCGCGAGATTGACCGAGATGTTGGTCGGAGGCCGAGGAATCGGCAGCTTAGATGTGGTGGGATGGAATGCCCTCATTGATGGGTACTGTAAAGTCCAGGACATGGCCGCAGCATTGGCTGTGGCGGAGAGGATAAGGAAACAAGGCGTGCCGCTTGATGTCGTGGGGTACAATAGCTTAGTTGCTGGGTTTTGCCACTCCGGCGATGCTGGTGCTGCATGGGACATGGTGGAGGCAATGAAGGCGGATGGCGTGGAGCCGAATGTGGTGACATACACTGCGTTCATTGGGGAGTATTGTAAGCGCAAGGGGATTGAGGAGGCGTTCAATTTGTACGAGGGAATGGTGAGCTTTGGTGTGCTGCCGGATGTGGTCACACTTAGTGCTCTTGTCGATGGCCTCTGCAGGGATGGCCGGTTCTCAGAAGCATATGCACTTTTCAGGGAGATGGACAACATTGGAGCTCCACCGAACCATGTCACATATTGTACACTTATCGATTCATTAGTGAAAGCGCGGAGGGTCAAGGAATCTTTTGGTCTCTTGGGAGAGATGGTTTCAAGGGGTGTGGTCATTGATCTGGTCATGTATACAGCTATGATGGACTGTTTAGGTAAGGAAGGGGAGATTGAGGAAGTGAAGGACATACTTCAGCATGCTCTATTGGATAATCTCACCCCCAATTGTGTTACTTACACTGTACTGATCGATGCACACTGCAGAACAGGCAATGTTGACGGGGCAGAGCAGGTGCTGTTGCAAATGGAGGAGAAATCTGTTAGCCCAAATGTTGTTACATTCTCATCAATCCTCAATGGTCTTGTTAAAAGAGGATGCCTCAATAAAGCAGCTGATTATATGAGGAAGATGAAGGACAGTGGGATTGCTCCTAATGTTGTGACTTATGGAATACTTATTGACGGCTTCTTCAAGTTCCAAGGGCAAGAAGCAGCTCTTGATGTGTACCAGGATATGTTGCATGAGGGTGTTGAAGCAAACAACTTTGTTGTTGACTCACTGGTAAATGGTCTGAGAAAGAATGGGAACATAGAGGATGCTGAAGCATTGTTTAAAGATATGGGTGAACGTGGTCTGTTGCTAGACCATGTAAACTATACCACCTTAATCGACGGGCTTTTTAAAACAGGAAACATGCTAGCTGCTTTTAAGGTTGGTCAGGAGTTGATGGAGAGAAACCTGTCACCTGATGCTGTTGTCTATAATGTGTTTATCAATTGCCTTTGCATGCTTGACAAGTATAACGAAGCAAAATCTTTTTTGAAAGAGATGAGAAATATGGGCATAGAACCTGATCAAGCATCATATAACACTCTGATTGCTGCACTGTGCAGGGAAGGAAAGACCTCCAAAGCTCTAAAGCTACTGGATGAAATGAAGCGGAGTTCTATAAAGCCTAATCTTATCACATATACTACACTTGTTGTGGGTCTTCTTCATGCTGGGGTTGTGGAGAAGGCAAAATATTTGCTAAATGAGATGGCTTCTGCTGGATTCACTCCAACATCTCTGACCCATCGAAGGGTACTGCATGCATGTTCTGGAAGCAGGAGATTGGATGTGATTTTGGAAATTCATGAATGGATGATGGATGCTGGTCTTCATGCTGATATCATTGTCTATAATACACTTGTGAATGTTT containing:
- the LOC117860210 gene encoding uncharacterized protein, whose translation is MPAPPQALTPTLHASFLCSLALTLLRAGRLSAASQIVSSFPASPPASLLRRLIPALASSGLAAAAVRFRPLPGDPHTLNSIILSYCNLRLLRPALGLLRSSSTPQSQVAVDTVSYNIFLAGLSEQGHGKLAPPVLAEMCKRGVPFDGVTVNTVLVGLCRSGLVDEAARLTEMLVGGRGIGSLDVVGWNALIDGYCKVQDMAAALAVAERIRKQGVPLDVVGYNSLVAGFCHSGDAGAAWDMVEAMKADGVEPNVVTYTAFIGEYCKRKGIEEAFNLYEGMVSFGVLPDVVTLSALVDGLCRDGRFSEAYALFREMDNIGAPPNHVTYCTLIDSLVKARRVKESFGLLGEMVSRGVVIDLVMYTAMMDCLGKEGEIEEVKDILQHALLDNLTPNCVTYTVLIDAHCRTGNVDGAEQVLLQMEEKSVSPNVVTFSSILNGLVKRGCLNKAADYMRKMKDSGIAPNVVTYGILIDGFFKFQGQEAALDVYQDMLHEGVEANNFVVDSLVNGLRKNGNIEDAEALFKDMGERGLLLDHVNYTTLIDGLFKTGNMLAAFKVGQELMERNLSPDAVVYNVFINCLCMLDKYNEAKSFLKEMRNMGIEPDQASYNTLIAALCREGKTSKALKLLDEMKRSSIKPNLITYTTLVVGLLHAGVVEKAKYLLNEMASAGFTPTSLTHRRVLHACSGSRRLDVILEIHEWMMDAGLHADIIVYNTLVNVLCCHGMTRKAKVVLDEMLGRGIAPDTITFNALILGHCKSSHLDNAFAMYAQMLRQGLSPNIATFNTLLGGLESAGKIGETDTVLSEINKMGLEPNNLTYDILVTGYAKKSNKVEALRLYCEMVSKGFIPKASTYNSLISDFAKAGMMNQAKEMFKEMKRRGVLHTSSTYDILLNGWSKLRNGIEVRKLFKDMKEIGFRPSKGTLSFVSRAFSKPGMTWEARRLLKTLFKD
- the LOC117860217 gene encoding LOW QUALITY PROTEIN: transcription factor TGAL4 (The sequence of the model RefSeq protein was modified relative to this genomic sequence to represent the inferred CDS: inserted 2 bases in 1 codon), whose product is MGETSTSTSHSRQDPSLLGDGFLLGYGFHGAIANSTPPANFFDQGGGTYFGGLEEAFMHQVTSLGRTQQATTTSTAHHGDTKPFSTVATATXATAAARPPSTLDIFPAWPMTMRSVHTPKEGSNLTVDNTDDSKSSSKNTNNHSSDHQLGAAAANMASQFDQVPQQIQHKDMATGSTPKTGKALDPKTVRRLAQNREAARKSRLRKKAYIQQLESSKLKLAQMEQDVQRARSQGLFLGGGPGANTSSGAAMFDVGYARWLDDHGRRMAELQGALHSHLPDGDLRAIVDDTLTHHDELFQLKVVAAKSDVSHLINGAWTTPAERCFLWMGGFRPSDLLKTLLPQLDPLTEQQVVGICNLQRSSQEAEEALSQGLEQLHQSLADTMAGGSLIDDINMSFMGQMALALGKLANLEGFVIQADNLRQQALHQMHRILTVRQAARCFLAIGEYHNRLRALSSLWASRPREMLVADEGNCGEISVATQPSQSQFSSLLTHAVELTFSLGAREK